A genomic window from Labrus bergylta chromosome 7, fLabBer1.1, whole genome shotgun sequence includes:
- the islr2 gene encoding immunoglobulin superfamily containing leucine-rich repeat protein 2: MASQLLQLLALWTSMVAIVQSCPEPCSCQDKFAHQFADCAYKDLLVVPVGLPSNVTTVSLSANKIKFLKSKSFVNIIQVTSLWLAHNEIVTVETDTLAPLIQLKNLDISYNKIVNFPWEDLQNLTALQLLKMNNNEMINLPKDAFSTLKDLRSLRINNNKFTTIVKGTFSALSSMSHLQIFNNPFSCSCSLEWLRDWIATTKISVPEPQTILCETPEHLKGTLVTNVPKLVCELPSVTINSQPDIENTELYEGFMVVLNCETTGSPKPQVTWEVTAGNQNYLFPLPSAGEINDVPVNDKTTNNRFLVFRNGSIVIPRLSKKEDGNYSCSAVNDLGRAESSLKVSMAASQKHNGSPLPGSTSEKIQPTSNKPFNPMTSKNNVINRAKSGERTKISPEGSPDKNKGKEQAGGFSKGTTFATKCGVRDSSEYISNHAFNLSLDDLKQYTFDFGVIALEVSETEAKVQLNPLQLPSSKSNLHLSQPENQETVNREPLGLYQSSNSQTTLDMLYLCVDTGNGHSMVQWSNIEEGVNAYRFHGLQPGTNYTLCLTYGGQDCQVQVVFTTRKKIPSLLIIVVVSIFLLGLATVPLLGATCCHLLYKYQGKTYKLIMRAQNPDQMEKQMAGEFDRRTSFVESEKTFNPSEGEGEAEREGEEGDGEEEGEAEGSVVTESIPGSSTKTNPEEFEVGSEYSDRLPLGAEAVNISEEINGNYKQPSR, encoded by the coding sequence ATGGCttcacagctcctgcagctcctcgcCTTGTGGACTTCGATGGTCGCCATTGTACAGAGCTGTCCTGAGCCCTGCAGCTGCCAGGATAAATTTGCCCACCAGTTTGCTGACTGTGCTTACAAAGACCTGCTGGTGGTTCCTGTGGGTCTCCCCTCCAATGTGACCACTGTGAGCCTCTCTGCCAATAAGATTAAATTTTTGAAGAGCAAAAGCTTTGTCAACATCATCCAGGTCACCTCTCTCTGGCTGGCCCACAATGAGATTGTTACCGTCGAGACAGACACCTTGGCCCCTCTGATCCAACTAAAAAACCTGGACATCAGCTACAACAAAATCGTAAACTTCCCATGGGAGGATTTGCAGAACCTCACAGCCCTGCAGCTCCTTAAAATGAACAACAACGAGATGATCAACCTTCCCAAGGATGCTTTCTCCACTCTAAAAGATCTGAGGTCGCTGCGAATTAACAACAACAAGTTCACCACCATCGTGAAGGGGACCTTCAGTGCTCTCTCCTCCATGTCCCACCTTCAGATCTTTAACAACCCTTtctcctgctcctgcagcctggAGTGGCTGAGGGACTGGATCGCAACCACTAAGATCTCCGTCCCCGAGCCACAAACAATTTTATGTGAGACCCCTGAACACCTGAAGGGCACACTGGTTACAAATGTTCCCAAACTGGTCTGTGAGCTCCCTTCTGTCACAATAAACTCTCAGCCTGACATTGAGAACACTGAGCTATATGAGGGTTTCATGGTGGTCCTGAACTGTGAGACAACAGGGAGCCCTAAACCTCAGGTCACCTGGGAGGTCACTGCAGGAAATCAGAATTATCTCTTCCCTTTGCCCTCCGCTGGAGAGATAAATGATGTTCCAGTTAATGACAAAACAACCAACAATAGATTCCTGGTCTTTCGAAATGGCTCCATCGTCATCCCTCGTCTGAGTAAAAAGGAGGATGGAAACTACAGCTGCTCTGCGGTGAATGATTTAGGTAGGGCTGAGAGCAGCTTGAAGGTGTCTATGGCAGCCAGCCAGAAACACAACGGCAGCCCACTGCCTGGTTCTACATCTGAAAAGATTCAACCTACTTCTAATAAGCCCTTCAACCCCATGACCTCCAAAAACAATGTGATCAACAGGGCGAAGTCTGGTGAGAGGACAAAGATCAGCCCTGAAGGTTCACCAGACAAAAACAAGGGCAAAGAGCAGGCGGGTGGATTTTCCAAGGGCACCACTTTTGCAACTAAGTGTGGGGTGAGAGACAGCAGCGAGTACATCTCGAACCACGCCTTCAACCTAAGCCTGGACGATCTGAAGCAGTACACTTTTGATTTTGGGGTTATTGCATTAGAAGTGTCTGAGACAGAGGCCAAAGTTCAACTGAATCCACTGCAGCTGCCAAGCAGCAAGTCTAACCTCCATCTGAGTCAACCTGAAAACCAGGAAACAGTGAATAGAGAGCCGCTTGGTCTGTACCAGTCCTCAAACAGCCAAACCACCTTAGACATGCTCTACCTCTGTGTGGATACAGGAAATGGACACTCAATGGTGCAGTGGTCTAATATAGAGGAGGGGGTTAATGCCTACAGGTTCCATGGTTTACAGCCTGGCACCAATTACACCCTCTGTCTCACCTATGGTGGGCAGGACTGCCAGGTGCAGGTCGTTTTCACAACCAGGAAGAAGAttccctccctcctcatcaTAGTGGTGGTCAGCATTTTCCTCCTGGGTTTGGCCACCGTTCCCTTACTGGGGGCCACCTGCTGCCACCTGCTCTACAAGTACCAGGGGAAGACCTACAAGCTCATCATGAGGGCTCAGAATCCGGATCAGATGGAGAAACAAATGGCGGGAGAATTTGATCGCAGGACGTCTTTTGTGGAGTCTGAGAAAACCTTCAACCCCagcgagggggagggggaggccgagagagagggagaggagggagacggagaagaggagggagaggcagAGGGCAGCGTAGTGACTGAGTCCATCCCCGGTTCTTCAACCAAAACCAACCCGGAGGAGTTCGAGGTGGGCTCGGAGTACAGTGACAGGTTACCGCTGGGCGCAGAGGCGGTCAACATCTCCGAGGAGATCAACGGGAATTACAAGCAGCCGAGCCGTTGA
- the sema7a gene encoding semaphorin-7A gives MNGRCLRLKMRQFVLIYICLARDFQIVLSVVLKDTPILGCINNNPRLLNKDIISAGFDYHVAQNHSVFYYQKDFEEMYVGGTDFVLKLDVEDYHVIEKYPLKATGKQQCQEGFCENVITVIEKFQDSLFVCGTNGRRPQCWKLFASVNNQSYDIVESYEGTGISPFTYTQNYLSLTVEGDLYSAAPLDMDGSSLQFRRKAGSRTNVWMYDNWVSEPTFISASWVRRAKDPDNEKIYIYFREKNSDHSPEADPWISRVARVCKADEGGSKRFFQNMWTSFLKARLVCGFPEESLYFNRLQDIYVMQTEEWHDTRVYALFTSSWNATAVCIYTVGMIEDVFENSTFKGYDKNIPTPRPGTCVKNSRSLPLETVSMVKDYPEMTDWVHSVHSAAPFYISNNNYTKIAVDRVQGADEHMYNILLLATDSGNIHKVLEAGSEPFIISETQLSSCSTIRSMKLDSKRKKLVVGFSEKISTVDLKRCQEYNKSCEECVLARDPYCAWTKHGCTSNVQGGIQNIMTGEPSVCYSTSLTEILQLNRTKRETVPASPADLRTDHSVPLGVPFYLSCPIGSYHANYTWDHEGQKSPCLQMQSNCLLLIPSMEQDSYGSYKCVSEEKNYTKFVKNYQLTEQKLVPEQEIVQEQIILVETKKNDERTEKPFKRNDASVFVPQVVWITLIAVLGML, from the exons ATGAACGGTCGCTGTCTGAGGCTCAAAATGAGGCAGTTTGTTCTGATTTATATTTGTCTCGCTCGGGATTTTCAAATCGTCCTCAGCGTCGTTTTGAAGGACACGCCGATTCTTGGCTGCATAAATAACAACCCAAGACTTCTGAACAAAG ACATTATCAGCGCTGGATTTGATTACCATGTCGCTCAGAACCACAGCGTGTTTTACTACCAGAAGGACTTTGAGGAAATGTACGTTGGAGGGACTGATTTTGTGTTAAAACTTGATGTGGAAGACTATCACGTTATAGAG AAATATCCTTTGAAGGCAACAGGAAAACAACAGTGCCAAGAG GGTTTCTGTGAAAATGTCATCACTGTCATTGAGAAGTTTCAGGACAGCCTGTTTGTCTGCGGGACGAATGGACGCAGGCCGCAGTGCTGGAAGCTT TTTGCTTCAGTCAACAATCAGTCTTATGACATAGTCGAGAGTTATGAGGGGACTGGCATCTCGCCGTTCACGTACACACAGAACTACCTGTCCCTCACAGTAG AGGGAGATCTATATTCAGCAGCGCCTTTGGATATGGATGGAAGTTCATTGCAATTCAGAAGGAAAGCTGGAAGCAGAACTAATGTCTGGATGTATGACAACTGGGTCTCAG AGCCCACATTCATCTCAGCGTCCTGGGTAAGGCGGGCGAAAGACCCTGACAACGAAAAGATTTACATCTATTTCCGTGAGAAGAACTCCGATCACAGCCCTGAGGCTGACCCCTGGATATCGAGGGTGGCCAGAGTTTGTAAG GCAGATGAAGGTGGATCAAAAAGATTCTTCCAGAACATGTGGACGTCATTCCTCAAGGCCAGACTTGTCTGTGGGTTTCCAGAGGAGTCTTTGTATTTCAACCGACTCCAAGATATTTATGTGATGCAAACAGAAGAATGGCACGACACCAGAGTCTATGCCCTTTTCACAAGCAGCTG GAATGCCACAGCTGTGTGTATCTACACTGTAGGAATGATTGAAGACGTATTTGAAAACTCAACTTTCAAGGGCTATGACAAAAACATTCCCACACCAAGGCCGGGCACG tgtgtaaAAAACAGCCGTAGCCTACCACTGGAAACTGTCAGTATGGTGAAGGATTACCCAGAAATGACTGACTGGGTTCACTCGGTGCATTCTGCAGCTCCGTTTTATATAAGCAACAACAACTATACAAAGATAGCTGTTGACCGAGTCCAAGGAGCAGACGAACACATGTATAATATTCTTCTTTTAGCCACTG ATTCTGGGAACATTCATAAGGTGTTAGAGGCCGGGTCAGAACCTTTCATCATCTCGGAAACACAACTCTCCAGTTGTTCAACGATACGATCAATGAAACTCGACTCCAAGAGG AAAAAGTTAGTGGTTGGTTTTTCTGAGAAAATATCTACTGTGGACCTCAAGAGGTGTCAGGAGTACAACAAATCCTGTGAAGAGTGTGTTCTGGCCCGGGACCCGTACTGTGCCTGGACGAAGCATGGATGCACCTCGAATGTCCA AGGAGGGATACAAAATATCATGACTGGGGAACCAAGTGTGTGCTATTCAACCTCTTTAACAG AAATACTTCAATTAAACCGGACCAAACGGGAGACAGTTCCAGCATCACCAGCGGATTTGCGGACCGATCACTCGGTCCCTCTGGGAGTCCCTTTCTATCTGTCCTGTCCTATAGGCTCTTACCACGCTAACTACACCTGGGATCACGAAGGACAAAAAAGTCCTTGTCTACAAATGCAGTCAAACTGCCTGCTCTTAATCCCTTCTATGGAACAAGACAGCTACGGCAGCTACAAGTGTGTTTCTGAAGAGAAAAACTACACCAAATTCGTGAAGAATTATCAACTTACAGAGCAGAAACTTGTCCCAGAGCAAGAGATTGTTCAAGAGCAAATCATTCTGGTGGAAACGAAGAAAAACGATGAAAGAACTGAGAAACCTTTCAAAAGAAATGATGCATCGGTTTTTGTTCCACAGGTAGTTTGGATCACCCTCATAGCAGTGTTGGGGATGTTGTGA
- the stra6 gene encoding receptor for retinol uptake stra6: MDQDADYEYPDLDPLPTKIEAEIIPPCDPTADDRLYHICITAISFVVMLILAVLARRTKEGYRQKGLPGLLSPVNFLDHTQHKGLAVAVFGVLLCKLWGLVLSPNPLPFTADTENKQYWVILGVFYYPALYYPLLACGTLHNKVGFVLGSLLSWTHFVVLVWQKIDCPKEPLIHKHYSLFSSLPQIACLAFLSFQYPLLLFKGLKGTEKNNPTEDLSSSYYKDYVKELLKKKTTKISTTSTETPKLPRRIIDAVKSYIYTPVEAFRFPLKLAVSGVVSFIAVYQMALLLISGVVPTLQTARSGVDEDVANLLAGFKIMLSPDKSEVVRIVVYYMWCVEVCYISAITLSGLVNLAMLMRSMVLHRSNLKGLYRGDIYNVYNCQRSIRASRPALVCWMGYTSFTAAHICIGMMIQTLVFFLCLLVAVFLIIIPILFQENLIVFQILLSMWPFWLMIILAVLIQHITGRFCFIKKDGGTRDLDNRGNLFLLTYLLFPVNVLIGVLLAVWRMIITALYNIVHMGRMDISLLNRSVEAFDPAYRCYAHYLKIEVNQSHPVMKAFCGVLLQSVGQENNSAQRSRDAEEGIQLVQQEKKQLKVSCTKRARRNWQLLYTLVNNPSLVGTRKHFQCQTAESFLNGSLNRSAKEGSNKETEPTASD, translated from the exons AACCAAAATTGAAGCAGA aATAATCCCTCCATGTGACCCCACGGCTGATGACAGACTCTACCACATATGCATCACTGCAATATCT TTTGTTGTCATGCTGATCCTTGCAGTGTTAGCCAGACGCACAAAGGAGGGGTACAGACAGAAAGGACTCCCAGGTTTACTCAG TCCGGTCAACTTCCTGGATCATACGCAGCACAAGGGCCTGGCAGTGGCCGTGTTCGGAGTGCTCTTGTGCAAACTGTGGGGTCTTGTTTTATCACCAAACCCCCTACCTTTCACGGCGGACACAGAGAATAAAC AATATTGGGTGATACTGGGAGTCTTCTACTACCCCGCGCTATACTACCCTCTCCTGGCATGTGGCACTTTACATAATAAAGTTGGCTTCGTTCTTGGCAGCCTCTTGTCATGGACACACTTTGTTGTTCTCGTCTGGCAGAAAATCGACTGTCCGAAGGAACCACTG ATACACAAACACTACTCCCTTTTCTCCAGCCTGCCCCAGATAGCTTGCTTGGCATTCCTCAGTTTCCAGTATCCCCTGCTTCTATTCAAGGGCTTAAAGGGCACTGAGAAGAACAACCCCACCGAG GATCTGAGTAGCAGCTACTATAAGGACTATGTGAAAGAATTGCTCAAGAAGAAGACCACAAAAATCAG CACAACAAGCACAGAGACACCGAAGCTCCCTCGAAGAATAATTGATGCTGTGAAGTCGTACATTTACACACCAGTGGAAG cttTCCGTTTTCCACTGAAGTTGGCCGTCTCTGGTGTCGTGTCATTTATAGCTGTGTATCAG atgGCTCTCCTGCTGATCTCTGGCGTGGTGCCGACGCTCCAGACGGCCCGTTCAGGAGTCGATGAAGACGTTGCTAACCTTTTAGCTGGCTTCAAGATAATGCTGTCTCCAGACAAATCTGAAGTGGTCAGGATAGTGGTCTACTACATGTGGTGTGTGGAAG TGTGCTACATCTCAGCTATAACTCTGTCTGGCTTGGTAAACCTGGCTATGCTCATGCGCTCTATGGTTCTGCATCG gTCGAACCTGAAGGGGCTGTACAGAGGAGACATCTATAATGTTTATAACTGCCAGAGAAGCATCAGGGCTTCACGGCCGGCACTCGTCTGCTGGATGGGATACACAAGCTTCACGGCAGCTCACATCTGCATTG GCATGATGATCCAGACCTTGGTGttcttcctctgcctcctggtcGCTGTCTTCCTCATCATCATACCCATCCTGTTCCAAGAGAACCTGATCgtctttcagatcctgctgAGCATGTG gCCCTTCTGGCTGATGATTATACTGGCTGTGTTGATTCAGCATATCACCGGCAGGTTCTGCTTCATCAAAAAAGACGGAGGCACGCGAGACCTAGACAACAG GGGTAATCTGTTCCTGCTCACATACCTGCTGTTTCCAGTCAATGTTCTGATCGGGGTGCTGCTGGCGGTGTGGCGAATGATCATCACGGCGCTGTACAACATCGTCCACATGGGACGCATGGATATCAGTCTTCTTAACCGCAGTGTGGAGGCTTTTGACCCAG cctaCCGCTGCTATGCTCATTATCTGAAGATTGAGGTGAACCAGTCCCACCCGGTGATGAAGGCCTTCTGCGGGgtgctgctgcagtctgttGGCCAGGAGAACAACTCGGCACAGAGGTCACGGGATGCTGAAGAGG GGATCCAGCTGGTCCAGCAGGAGAAGAAACAGCTCAAAGTGTCGTGCACTAAAAGGGCTCGCAGGAACTGGCAGCTCCTCTACACCCTGGTCAACAACCCCTCCCTTGTGGGCACCAGGAAACACTTCCAGTGTCAGACTGCAGAGAGCTTTCTGAATGGAAGTCTCAACCGCAGCGCCAAGGAGGGGAGCAACAAGGAGACAGAGCCCACTGCCAGCGACTGA
- the commd4 gene encoding COMM domain-containing protein 4, whose product MRFRFCGDLDCPDWVLAEISTLAKISSVKTKLLCAQVLKDLLGEGIDYDKVSKLTADAKFESGDIKASVAVLSFIFSSAAKHDVDSESLSSELQQLGLPKEHTTGLCKSYEDKHSALQDKLRETSLRLGRLETVSWRVDYTLSSSELREVNAPTIQLKLQARGAESGSTETTVVSVSADKFRVLLAELKQAQAMMNALQ is encoded by the exons ATg CGGTTCCGTTTCTGTGGAGATCTGGACTGCCCCGATTGGGTACTCGCTGAAATCAGCACATTGGCAAAGATT TCAAGTGTGAAAACGAAACTCCTTTGTGCTCAAGTGCTGAAGGATTTGCTGGGAGAGGGCATTGAT TATGACAAGGTCTCAAAGCTTACTGCAGATGCAAAGTTTG AGAGTGGAGACATCAAAGCTAGTGTGGCCGTGCTCAGCTTCATATTTTCCAGCGCAGCCAAGCATGATGTTGACAGTGAGTCTCTGTCCAGTGAGCTGCAGCAGCTCGGTCTACCTAAAG AGCACACGACAGGGCTCTGCAAATCATATGAAGATAAGCACTCTGCACTGCAAGACAAGCTACGAGAGACAAGCCTGAGAT TGGGGCGTTTGGAGACAGTGTCCTGGCGTGTAGACTACACTTTGAGCTCCAGTGAACTGAGGGAGGTGAATGCACCAACGATTCAGCTTAAACTGCAGGCACGAGGAGCTGAGTCAGGCTCCACCGAGACcactgttgtttctgtttccgCTGACAAGTTCAGAGTCCTGCTTGCTG AGCTCAAACAGGCCCAGGCAATGATGAATGCACTACAGTAA